AAGAATTCCATAATGGCGAAGAAATTTTAGTTCCTTTTTTCCGAGCTCCAACCGCTGATCTGAATACCACCATTGCTCTAGCCATTTTAGGCGTAGCTTTCACTCAATATCAGGGCTTACGACATCTAAGCATTCATTACCTTAAGAAGTTTTTCAACTTTAGCAATCCTATGTTTACCTTTGTTGGTTTGTTGGAGCTAATCAGCGAGTTTGTCAAAATTATTTCTTTTGCTTTCCGGTTGTTTGGTAATATTTTTGCCGGGGAAGTTCTACTGGCCGTGATGAGTTTTTTGTTGCCAATTGTCGCCCCATTACCATTTTTAGGCTTGGAAATTTTTGTAGGTCTTATTCAGTCATTGGTTTTTGTCATGCTGGTACTTGTATTTACTGGCGGAGCTACTGAAGCTCATCATTAGACTTATTGTAAAATAAAAAATGTTACAGAAACGAGGTATTTTTGATCAATTTGCAAGGAACTAAATATTGATAGTACTAACTGTACTTGAAATATTTAGTGACACCGAAAATTGTCAAAAAGACGAGTTGGTGTGTATTTGCTTATTTTATAATAAGTCTAATAATAATTATT
This genomic stretch from Candidatus Beckwithbacteria bacterium harbors:
- the atpB gene encoding F0F1 ATP synthase subunit A: MGLAISIAAEPVLHIGNIAITNSLLSTFFVLLFFVSITFAFSSKTITSFPKGKSLQNILEIICETLLSFYASIVGDKKAKAFFPFLTTLFLFILISSWSGLLPGVGSVGIKEFHNGEEILVPFFRAPTADLNTTIALAILGVAFTQYQGLRHLSIHYLKKFFNFSNPMFTFVGLLELISEFVKIISFAFRLFGNIFAGEVLLAVMSFLLPIVAPLPFLGLEIFVGLIQSLVFVMLVLVFTGGATEAHH